A genome region from Hydrogenoanaerobacterium saccharovorans includes the following:
- a CDS encoding recombinase family protein: MKSGTTRYTAGLYLRLSKDDDSLKESASIATQRKMLYSFAKEHGYNVYGEYVDDGYSGTNFDRPAFQRMIRDVEDGKINMVITKDLSRLGRDYITAGQYTELFFPSKNIRYIAINDGYDSASPYNDIAPFKHVINEMYARDTSKKIRSAILTKMQAGSFIGNFAPYGYLKDPEDKNHLIIDENTAPVVQHIFKMAQCGCRPIDIARDLNAKNTPTPAMYRCQTHPYLDVTNYSKRLEWTSATICKMLRNVVYLGHMAQGKSGKISFKSKAVIGKPPEDWIVIENTHEPLVSQETYNLVRQRTQSRTYRSTGDFQNMFSGIAKCMDCGRNMSATGSMNQGTPYRLACGGYKLYGKKECTNHFVDYQTLYDIVLQQLRKHICLDEGERLELVEQLTDEKSAPKEVQTDKKVIAALERRKKELDEIIRHLYEDNLSAKISDERFEKMLANYEQEQQQADEKINELRACLLNKDEQEELTQKIYKYFSQRLYECENMSQLPPQLLYHLIDHIEIGQGYYEKTAAGRIKHQEIKIHYRFGMPSAHA, from the coding sequence TTGAAAAGCGGTACAACCCGTTATACGGCGGGGCTTTACCTGCGCCTTTCAAAAGATGATGACAGCTTAAAAGAAAGTGCAAGTATTGCAACCCAGCGCAAAATGCTGTACTCGTTTGCAAAAGAGCATGGGTACAACGTTTACGGCGAATATGTAGACGATGGATACAGCGGTACAAATTTTGACCGACCTGCCTTTCAGCGGATGATACGGGATGTGGAAGACGGCAAAATCAATATGGTTATTACCAAAGATTTATCTCGTTTGGGGCGAGACTATATTACAGCGGGGCAGTATACAGAGCTGTTTTTTCCATCGAAAAACATACGTTATATCGCTATCAACGATGGTTACGACAGTGCAAGCCCCTATAATGACATTGCGCCTTTTAAGCATGTCATCAATGAAATGTATGCAAGGGATACCTCAAAGAAGATACGTTCTGCCATTTTAACTAAAATGCAAGCGGGCAGTTTTATCGGAAACTTTGCCCCTTATGGATATCTAAAAGACCCCGAAGATAAAAACCACCTTATTATTGATGAAAACACTGCACCCGTTGTACAGCACATATTTAAAATGGCACAGTGTGGATGCCGCCCCATAGATATTGCCCGAGACCTTAACGCAAAAAACACACCAACTCCTGCTATGTATCGGTGCCAGACGCATCCTTATCTGGATGTGACCAATTACTCGAAACGCTTGGAATGGACTTCTGCTACCATCTGCAAAATGCTGCGCAATGTTGTTTATCTCGGGCATATGGCGCAGGGCAAGTCAGGTAAGATATCTTTTAAAAGCAAAGCTGTTATCGGTAAACCGCCCGAAGATTGGATTGTAATAGAAAATACCCATGAGCCGCTTGTTTCGCAAGAAACTTACAATTTGGTGCGGCAACGCACACAGTCGCGTACTTACCGCAGTACCGGCGATTTTCAGAATATGTTTTCAGGTATTGCTAAGTGTATGGATTGCGGGCGGAATATGTCTGCAACGGGAAGTATGAATCAAGGTACACCCTATCGGCTTGCTTGCGGGGGATATAAACTCTATGGAAAAAAAGAATGCACAAATCATTTTGTTGATTATCAAACACTTTACGATATTGTATTACAGCAGCTGCGTAAGCATATTTGTTTGGACGAAGGGGAACGTTTAGAATTAGTAGAACAGCTCACCGATGAAAAATCGGCACCCAAAGAAGTTCAAACAGATAAAAAAGTGATAGCTGCGTTGGAACGCCGCAAAAAAGAACTGGATGAAATCATTCGGCATCTTTACGAAGATAACCTGTCGGCAAAAATAAGTGATGAGCGATTTGAAAAAATGCTTGCTAATTATGAACAAGAACAGCAACAGGCAGATGAAAAAATAAACGAATTGCGAGCATGCCTCTTAAATAAGGATGAGCAGGAGGAACTAACGCAAAAAATATATAAGTATTTTTCACAACGGTTATATGAGTGCGAAAATATGAGCCAACTACCCCCGCAACTGCTGTACCACCTGATTGACCATATCGAAATAGGGCAGGGGTATTACGAAAAAACAGCGGCAGGGCGTATAAAGCATCAAGAAATTAAAATACACTATCGGTTCGGCATGCCATCGGCTCACGCATAG
- the glpK gene encoding glycerol kinase GlpK translates to MSKYIMALDQGTTSSRCILFNEKGDMVSVAQKEFTQYYPHTGWVEHDATEIWATQIGVAHEAMEKAGATAKDIAAIGITNQRETTVVWDKTTGEPVYHAIVWQCRRTAEYCDSLKAKGLVDSFREKTGLMIDAYFSGTKVRWILENVPGVRERAENGELLFGTMDTWLIWKLTKGRVHVTDYSNASRTLLFNIKELKWDEEILAEMNIPKCMLPEAKPSSCIYGETDPELFGGAIPIAGAAGDQQAALFGQTCFTEGTAKNTYGTGCFMLMNTGETPVYSKNGLLTTIAWGIDGKVNYALEGSIFVAGAAIQWLRDEMKLIDTAPDSEYMASKVKDTNGVYVVPAFVGLGAPHWDQYARGTIVGLTRGANKYHVIRATLESLAYQTNDVLKAMQEDSGITLKSLKVDGGACANNFLMQFQSDIIGAPVDRPICIETTALGAAYLAGLAVGYWKNKEDVVENWQISRTFTPSLDAAVRDELIAGWQKAVKYSFGWAK, encoded by the coding sequence ATGAGTAAGTATATCATGGCACTGGATCAGGGAACCACCAGTTCGCGCTGCATTTTGTTCAACGAAAAGGGGGATATGGTGAGTGTGGCTCAAAAAGAGTTTACACAGTATTATCCGCACACGGGATGGGTTGAACATGATGCAACCGAGATTTGGGCAACGCAAATTGGTGTAGCACATGAGGCCATGGAAAAAGCAGGCGCAACGGCAAAGGATATTGCCGCAATCGGTATTACAAACCAGCGCGAAACCACCGTTGTGTGGGACAAAACAACCGGCGAGCCGGTTTACCATGCCATTGTATGGCAGTGCAGGCGTACAGCCGAATATTGCGACAGCCTAAAGGCAAAGGGGTTGGTTGATAGCTTCCGCGAAAAAACAGGGCTAATGATTGACGCTTATTTTTCGGGCACCAAAGTTCGCTGGATTTTGGAAAATGTACCGGGAGTGCGCGAAAGGGCTGAAAACGGCGAACTGCTGTTTGGTACTATGGACACCTGGCTGATTTGGAAGCTTACAAAAGGCAGAGTGCATGTAACCGATTATTCCAATGCATCCAGAACACTTCTGTTTAACATTAAAGAGCTGAAATGGGACGAGGAAATTCTCGCGGAAATGAACATTCCCAAGTGTATGCTCCCCGAGGCAAAACCATCCAGCTGCATCTACGGCGAGACTGACCCCGAGCTGTTTGGCGGTGCAATCCCCATTGCAGGTGCTGCAGGCGACCAACAGGCTGCTTTGTTTGGGCAAACCTGCTTTACCGAGGGTACTGCCAAAAACACCTATGGTACCGGCTGCTTTATGCTGATGAATACAGGTGAAACTCCGGTATATTCAAAAAACGGGCTGCTCACCACCATTGCTTGGGGCATTGACGGCAAAGTAAATTACGCACTGGAGGGCTCGATTTTCGTAGCCGGTGCCGCAATCCAGTGGCTGCGCGACGAAATGAAACTCATTGATACAGCACCTGATTCGGAGTACATGGCAAGCAAGGTGAAGGATACCAACGGCGTTTACGTTGTACCTGCATTTGTAGGTTTGGGTGCCCCCCACTGGGACCAGTATGCGCGCGGAACCATTGTAGGGCTGACCAGAGGAGCCAACAAGTACCATGTTATTCGCGCAACGCTCGAATCGCTCGCCTATCAAACCAACGATGTACTCAAAGCGATGCAAGAAGATTCGGGAATCACACTGAAATCGTTAAAGGTAGACGGAGGTGCCTGTGCCAATAATTTCCTCATGCAGTTCCAATCCGATATTATCGGCGCACCTGTTGACCGGCCAATCTGTATCGAAACCACAGCACTGGGCGCGGCTTACCTCGCCGGCTTGGCTGTGGGCTACTGGAAGAACAAAGAGGATGTTGTGGAAAACTGGCAGATTTCGCGCACCTTTACCCCCAGTCTGGATGCGGCTGTTCGTGATGAATTAATTGCAGGCTGGCAAAAAGCTGTAAAGTACTCGTTTGGCTGGGCAAAATAG
- a CDS encoding MIP/aquaporin family protein: MVYLAEFLATTMLILMGDGVVANVSLNKSGMKGAGSIQITIAWGLAVLLPACIFGAASGAHMNPAMTIAMAIKGNLNWALVPGYIAAQMLGAFFGAILVYLFFKDQFDATEDGRTKLGCFATAPAVDHKPINVFCEAVGTFVLVFSVLGFGNVEGAGASGVGNLYTFGVITAIGMSLGGTTGYAINPARDLGPRIAHAVIPMKNKGDSNWQYAWVPVIGPIIGGALAAVVYGLVF; encoded by the coding sequence ATGGTATACTTAGCGGAATTTTTAGCAACAACCATGCTGATACTAATGGGCGATGGCGTTGTAGCAAACGTCAGCTTAAACAAATCCGGTATGAAGGGTGCAGGGTCCATTCAAATTACAATCGCTTGGGGCCTTGCGGTGCTGTTACCTGCCTGCATTTTCGGCGCAGCTTCGGGTGCTCATATGAACCCTGCCATGACCATAGCAATGGCAATTAAGGGCAACCTGAATTGGGCATTGGTTCCCGGTTACATAGCTGCTCAAATGCTGGGTGCATTCTTCGGTGCTATTCTTGTCTACCTGTTCTTTAAAGACCAATTTGATGCAACGGAAGACGGCAGAACCAAACTCGGCTGTTTTGCCACAGCTCCCGCAGTGGATCATAAACCCATTAACGTATTCTGCGAAGCAGTAGGCACATTTGTACTCGTATTCTCCGTACTCGGTTTTGGTAATGTGGAAGGCGCAGGTGCTTCGGGCGTTGGCAACCTTTATACTTTCGGCGTCATCACAGCCATTGGTATGTCGTTGGGCGGAACCACAGGCTATGCAATCAACCCCGCGCGTGACCTTGGCCCTCGTATCGCCCATGCCGTTATTCCAATGAAGAACAAAGGCGACTCAAACTGGCAATATGCTTGGGTACCTGTAATTGGGCCAATCATAGGCGGTGCACTCGCTGCTGTGGTTTACGGCTTGGTATTCTAA